Proteins from one Natrinema salinisoli genomic window:
- a CDS encoding amphi-Trp domain-containing protein, whose amino-acid sequence MAQRTTADETLPREELAAYFQDLAREFEGEDEEVIVPVGNKNVSLSPPHNIDVSVEVVERSSMLRGNRETVEIELSWKP is encoded by the coding sequence ATGGCGCAACGGACGACAGCCGACGAGACACTGCCGCGAGAGGAACTCGCCGCGTACTTTCAGGACCTCGCGAGGGAGTTCGAGGGCGAGGACGAGGAGGTGATCGTTCCGGTCGGGAACAAGAACGTGTCACTCAGCCCGCCTCACAACATCGACGTCTCGGTCGAGGTCGTCGAACGCTCGTCGATGCTCCGGGGGAACCGTGAAACAGTCGAGATCGAACTGAGCTGGAAACCCTAA